The following proteins are co-located in the Streptomyces sp. NBC_00435 genome:
- a CDS encoding DUF6114 domain-containing protein: MNPQAPVYVRAEDDAWLTAVYYHVHAWSGRRPFWAGLIILLSGVPIAYFPYADVRLGNITIAMATTAGAGSLIIGVLLVTLGLTLWLQQGVRIFVGVAAMLLGLVSLPVSNLGGFGIGLILSMVGGGMALAWAPGKPQDAVDPVDQLDGRTPAQAVDLGKSEAMAGPQGIPGPRATETAYASETTAHADGGRNSAG; encoded by the coding sequence ATGAACCCCCAGGCCCCGGTTTACGTGCGCGCCGAAGACGACGCCTGGCTCACCGCGGTGTACTACCACGTCCACGCGTGGAGTGGTCGCCGCCCCTTCTGGGCGGGTCTGATCATTCTCCTCAGCGGTGTTCCGATCGCGTACTTCCCGTACGCGGACGTCCGGCTCGGCAACATCACCATCGCGATGGCGACGACGGCCGGTGCCGGTTCGCTGATCATCGGAGTCCTCCTGGTGACGCTGGGGCTGACGCTCTGGCTCCAGCAGGGCGTACGGATCTTCGTGGGCGTCGCGGCGATGCTGCTGGGGCTGGTGTCCCTGCCGGTGTCGAACCTCGGCGGCTTCGGCATCGGGCTCATCCTCTCCATGGTCGGCGGCGGCATGGCGCTGGCCTGGGCGCCGGGCAAGCCGCAGGACGCGGTGGATCCGGTGGACCAGCTGGACGGCAGGACCCCGGCGCAGGCCGTGGACCTGGGCAAGTCCGAGGCGATGGCGGGCCCCCAGGGCATCCCGGGTCCCCGTGCGACGGAAACGGCATACGCGAGCGAGACGACTGCCCACGCCGATGGCGGGAGGAACAGTGCGGGGTGA